Proteins from a single region of Dyadobacter fanqingshengii:
- a CDS encoding GreA/GreB family elongation factor, producing the protein MADLSENESLSSQLLSCELRSAIVVEDDLLPENCVRLNSTIKIREWPSNSVREFSIVHPECVDPKKKMISFLDPWGAAFLGLSKTEKVEREINGNSKCFEIIDVRPLETHVK; encoded by the coding sequence ATGGCAGATTTGTCTGAAAATGAGTCGCTGAGCTCTCAGTTGTTGTCATGCGAGCTTCGGTCAGCGATAGTGGTGGAAGATGATCTCTTACCCGAAAACTGTGTGCGGTTAAACTCTACTATTAAAATCAGGGAGTGGCCAAGTAATAGCGTACGGGAATTCAGCATTGTTCATCCGGAATGCGTGGACCCGAAGAAAAAAATGATTTCGTTTTTAGATCCTTGGGGCGCTGCATTCTTAGGCCTCTCAAAAACAGAAAAAGTTGAAAGGGAAATCAACGGTAATTCCAAGTGCTTCGAGATTATAGATGTTAGGCCTTTGGAGACGCATGTCAAATAA
- a CDS encoding DUF4833 domain-containing protein: MKSHPTNKVVEYLVILFLTTYVLPGYAQEGYPVPPFNKNRLFYIQHSKNHNTFVYDAFIQDGNIQADKPVNVYKIAYTENGKRTPLTLIQRKFAFGIKSKRLSANVYEMQLAASKKVTFYLNLVKSGMPKVYVTVNNRKMFLDRIFLKIKEGTSGIKVKLDYALFYGKDFDTGQNIIERTVPKE, translated from the coding sequence ATGAAATCCCATCCAACGAATAAAGTTGTGGAATATCTTGTAATCTTGTTTCTGACAACCTATGTTCTACCAGGTTACGCACAGGAAGGCTATCCTGTACCGCCATTTAATAAAAACCGGTTGTTCTATATTCAGCATAGCAAAAACCATAACACTTTCGTCTATGATGCATTTATTCAAGATGGCAACATCCAAGCAGACAAGCCTGTAAATGTCTATAAGATTGCCTACACCGAAAATGGAAAACGGACACCGCTCACCCTTATTCAAAGAAAGTTTGCGTTTGGAATAAAATCCAAGCGTTTGTCAGCTAATGTTTACGAGATGCAACTGGCAGCTTCCAAGAAAGTGACCTTCTACCTCAATTTGGTCAAATCTGGAATGCCCAAGGTTTATGTGACGGTCAACAATAGGAAGATGTTTTTAGATAGGATTTTTCTTAAAATCAAGGAGGGTACATCTGGTATCAAAGTGAAGCTCGATTATGCCCTTTTTTATGGTAAGGATTTCGATACCGGACAAAATATAATTGAAAGAACAGTTCCGAAAGAGTAG